Part of the Vigna unguiculata cultivar IT97K-499-35 chromosome 3, ASM411807v1, whole genome shotgun sequence genome, CATTTAGCTTGTTAAATTACTTCCTGTCTGTGACTCCTGTTCCATTAGGGGAATACACGCTGACTTCCTGGTTAGGAATGATGGTATCTTCTTTATCTCTGATAAATTATATGTAGGAGGCCTTACCCATAGCAATGAATTTCTATTCTCATGCATTACGAATAAGAAAATCATTCGTGGACACCTTGATTTTGTCTACACCTATTACACAAGTAGCTGTCAGGGTCTATGGCTTGACTTGGCCTGTTTAATATTAAGGCCATGCTAAGGCTTTTTGAAaacctatttaattaaaaaaggcCAGGCTTAGGCTATGAAAAAAACCTACCAGGCCTGCAAGACTAGCTTGTCAATTTCTGTTGTGGAGTTTCGCTCGTTGTGGATGTATTCTTGAGTTTTTTGTTGGATTAGTATgaacttattaaaaataatttggatACCATGTTTGATGGACAATGGTTTTTTGATTTCTATTTCTATATAATAGTAGTGTtgagttttttaattttctcatacATTCCGTAGTAAtgatcttttaataaaatttaattatttaatttttggagAGGACCACAACTAAcattaatcttaaaaaattgaaacaatttaGGTGATGAAGAAGGTCCACTGGTCTTTTATAGAACAAGTCACGTAAATTGGCTTTCAGGCCAGACCAAACTTTAAAAGAAGTACGTCAAGGCTTTCAAAATAGTCTACTATAGATAAATGGGCAAGACTCAGGCTAAGTAATTGTGATGTAGGTCAGGCTTAAGTCCGTCAATCTGATATTTTTCCAGTCCTagttacaaaattaaaacttgCTAAGAATTAATTGGGTTTTCTTGTGGTTGTCACTTCTTGCATGCAgtattaggaaaaaaaattgtccagatggttttcaatattaaattattaaagaatacgatttataaaagaagaaatgtaTTTGAATGTTATGAGTTGTATGTCCACACATACCTCTTGTTTTATAATCACATATTAGTGTACAATGAAATCATTTATGAATACATAAGAATAAATCGAACCCCTAAATTGGTGCACTGCATCCTTGAGAGCCTAGTCTGTCACATTTAACCTGTAATCAATATTCCCTATCAAGCTAGAGCTTGTATATCATATTAGCCTAGTTTGTCACAGATGTAGTCAATATGAGAGCCTCAAAGGGAtttaataaacatgttggtcTGAGTTGACAAAGTCAATTGTGATATCCTCTTAAAGCACCTTCTCTCTTACAATTTACTAAGTGAAAATCTATTTGTGTTTGGTCTATTCATGGAAGATTGGACTTGATGAAAGTGAAGTGCAACTTGATTGTctcaaataaattttgttagttgTTGGAGTAGTTGCCTAAGCCAGGTAATCTTGCATGCAATTGTTATCATAGCACGATAATCAACTTTGGCTTGAGATCTAGCATGCTCTACTTCTTACGCCCAAATCATATGACCTCCAATTTGAAAACAATACCCAGAACTAGATCTCATATGTGATAGTGATCCTATCTCTCCGCATTACAATAACAAGTGATTTTTTGGCATTGCCTGTATGTTCATATAGCAGTCCTTGTccttattcattttttatgttttgaagaTTACACATGACATCTGATTGAGTCACCACAGTGAGATAATTGAGTATGCTTAAATGTTTTTTGGTCTTCTAAGGGCTCTTCTTAACCTGGATTAAGCTTAATATCACTAGGATGACAATCTAGTATATTGGCTTTAGTTAGAATGCCAAAACTTCAGTCCTAAAATGTATGTGCAAGGTCCAGAGTCTTTTGTCTGAAATTAACTGAAAAGGTTGGATTTGAGTCATTGAATATCATCACTTTTGTCATTCATAAACAATATAAGTGCATTTTCCAAAAGGAGAAGGAATGGAGAAGATGAGTTGGCAGAGCTAAAAACAACTACACTAGACAGAAAACTGTAGCAAGTGACGAATAAAAGGGTAATTGAAATCGCTGATGAGGTTGGAGGGTCAATGAGGAAGTACCACTACAATCTATAGTATCTAATACAACAAAATAGGAGATGAAAAGGCAAGTCTAATAAAAGGGGATGTTAGTAAAAATGATGTCATTAAAGTTGAGGATAAAAAACAATGATAGCTATTTCAGAGGAAAGAGTAACCCAAATAAGGGAATTCAAGAGATTTTGCAGAGTTTTTCTTTACCTAGAATGAGGTCATGAACAAAACTTGTGCATCCCAAGACATAGAGACAAACGGGGTAACGTTCCTATTGTGGTTACAAAGGAGCGTGGGGAATTTGATTgtgaagagaagagaaaggaaTTAAGttgtttcaattacttttttAGAAATGTATCACCCTAAAAGTGAAAAGGATCATTATGGTGAAGAAGGCATGATCAAGTTCAGCCATGTGTAGATTCTTTCTTTCGGCAATAGCAATTAGCTACTGTGTGTGATCACTAATGTTTGATGGAAAATAATCTCTTGTGAAGTCAAAGAGACTAGAAATTGGGAAGACAATTATGCACAAGAATTATTTATGCACAATTTTAACAGGAAAACCAAATGATTTTGAATTTAGTAGAGAAAAGCTTGacgtatagaaaaaaaaattcttgggaataatcaaatcaatggaaaaaattatcaaagtgACAAAATAATAGTATCTTGGAGTTCAATAGACTTGACTAAGACCCTAAATATCAAAGTGAACCAATTAAAAAAAGGTGACGAAGcacctttatttttatattcccatatctaaaatgtattaaatgtGCTATCTAACATGATTAATGGAAAAACATGACAACTTTAAACTTTGGAGTTATCCATGCCATATCTTTAGTTGTGCCACATTGAAAGCATGTTGTGCATAGAAATGGATAGTGGATATtgttaaactttaaaatttcatGTAAAAATATGGGAAGTTTGAGATCAGTTGATTTAAATGTGAACTATGTTAATATTGGATCAACAAGTACATTCAACAAGTAATCATCCTTGTGATTTATTTGTTCACCACTTATGTTCTAGGAAGAAAGTGCATTAAATTAAGCTATTAAGAATATTTAAGTTTGATGTTTGTAGAGTATTAGCAAGTATATCACTATTTGCATTAGTctgaatttgaaatgttttattgttattgttgtagCCATTAACACTGGCTCTTGTATATGTCGGAACTACGCTCAAGGATATATCAGAAGTGACACGTGGTTGGGGCGAATTCTCAAAGACTCATTTGGTATGAAAAACTATgctttatttcttatattaacATCTAATGTTTTGATAATATATCATCTTAGATAGTGGACTAGGCTTACTCAACCTCACCTTACGAAGTCTCACAAAAGCAGCTTGGTAAGAGGAAGTTGGCATCCACTTATCTAGATATTATAATGTAACCATGTCTATAGTTGATCTGGGATATCCAATACCTTTGATTGTCttgattgaatcaaatagatgaGCTTTATCTCATATGTAACATACATTTATTTGTCTTTTGGATGCAGCCTTGGATCATTGCTGGCTTGTTGATATCTGGTAAGTTATGTGGTATCCGCACAAACATAGAATGTGAAACTAGCATGCTCTATCCAGAAATTGTTCTCTTTCTCCTGCGTGTCTTGCTCCTCTTTTCCTTGCATGTGAGGTTTTGTGCTCTGTATACTAGCAGCTCAGCTGCAATTACCGGGTCACGAATGAGTGGCTTATAAGACTTGCATACTCTGTCCAGCGGCTTTATTTTTTTGTGCATATTTTTgcctattaaattttaagtgcCGGGCAgaagaaaatgaatttgaagTTTTAGCAAGCAAACCAGTGATAGCACACCATTTATCTCATTTTACTCAAATGTTTTGGTCAATTCTGTAGCTGGTTTATGCTTATATTGCTTTGGATTTTCAGCAATATATGGAGTGTGGTCTCGTGGGAAAACGTGGCAAGTTATGTTAGGAAACAAGATTTTCACATagattaattcttttattagcATGTTACTGTTATTTAGAATTAATGTGTAATGTAATGTTACGAATGATGTGTTTCATGTGGTTATGACTACAGAAGTATAATATTGGAGAATCCACAGTTAATTATAGACCATAACGAAAGCTGAGATTTTGAGCTTGGAAAAAGTTGTTTAAGACCTAGggtctattattttctttgattaATGCCTGgctgaaatattatttttgggtATGGGCAGTGGTTCTCATGATATGGGTTACTAAAGTTGCCAAGTCTGCTTTAGATAAAGCCTTGGCCGAGTGTGAAGATACGGATGACAATGCATCTTCACCAGAGCTACCAATTGTGACTGAACCTTCAGTAGATCTCAATCAGCCTCTCATAAATAAGACAGATCAGAATGAAGAgaaacatgaaaattaaattccAGTGTGTAAATTCTTTCCCCACCCCTCCTTTTAAAgaacattcttttattttaaacagTAGCTGCTGCTTATTTGTGATTTGTACAGTTTTGGAATTAGAAATGTTTTTGGTGACATACATGGTTAGTCATACAATCAAAATGAGGCTATTGAATTTGTCTAACGGCAGAAAAGTTCATCTTATTCTATGGTTTTCAGTTTTGTAATCTGGATTGTGACTTGACGTCTTCTCCCTAATTTTTTCTGCTCTTTCAATCTTGTATGCACAAACATTACTAATTTATCCTAACACGTTGTGTTCTAACTTTGAATTCAACGGTTCAGATACTTGGTGAACCAATTTTCTTCATTACTTTGACTTGAACCACTCCTATTGATATTGCTATTATTGAGACTCTTCTATCTAGGATGGCTAAGTAGTGTACTtataagaaattcaattatggAGTTACGAGACTGATCGGAATAGATTGAAAGTTGATACCGGTGTTATGCCCCTACCACTATGAGAAAAGAAGGATAGTATCCCAGTTTGTCAATTATGTTATGATCTAATCATTAAGATTTGTTGCTTTGTTCTGAAATAAAAGTGTATTGTGTATCACGTCTCTCCACCATTTGTACTTTACCTTTTTTATTCACCTAACATTTTGTactaactatattttaatgattttaatagCTATGCATCTAATCACAATAATTTCTAAAACAATGTCCTACTGTCATCTTATTCTAAATTATTGGTGCTCTAACTTTTAgatcatttttgtaaaaatcaataaaacgtaatttttgattggatgataatttaaattattttactcgGTTAGTCAACTCTATCCTAGTTAGAAAAGTGTTGTTATTGTACATTTATGCAgcaaagtaaataaataaatttgtgtaGACTTAACTCAAGTTATTAGCTTTGCAGTGTTATTGATTTTGTAGTGACAGAATAGGACTGACAGCAAACAACACTAACTACCCTATCAATGTTTTGTTTCAACCAACAGCCTCAAGTCATGCTCGTTACAAGGTTCTTTTCTCACTCCGAAGAGAACTTGACCAGAAAGAAAAAAGTCAAGAGCTCAATGCACagtaagagaaaataaaataattgctTCTTTCGGGTAAAGTCATTTATTCAACTTGGATTGAATCAAAAGCAACTCGCCCTCGCAATAAAGGTGAGGAGGCATCATCATATGAGACCTCATCATGAATCTTTGAATGAGTACTACTGTTGTCAAATGCCAACAgcatatttttctttccaacCAAACAAAAGGAAAAGCTATTCTagcaatttttaaataatttttgtcaGTGCCAATGAACTTTTCCACTGTCTTCTTGTTGAATCTTGGCTTCCAAGGACCCTATCACTTCCTTGATGCAAGGGCTAAACAATATTCTGTCCCTGTGAGGAGTCTAAAGTGCAAGGTTACTACAGATTCTTTCCACAGCCTCAGAATTGAGAAAGTTTGCAAAGTAACTAAACTTTATCAGAAAAAGCATAATTTGTCGGGaggttatatatattatatacatagcAAAGTTTCTATTGcagaaaaacatatattttgtttggaAGTTGGTGATCAAGAAGAAGCAGCAGTGATGGGAAAAGTGCAGGGTTTTAGCCTTCTATCTTTGGGTGGGTGCTTTGATGGTTGTAGAGATCACACTCAAGGTTCTGGATATGGGACAAGGATATGGAACCTCAGTGATCGACCAGTGGAGCTCCAAATAAGGGTGGGATCAATACTGAAAAAGATTCACACTTTGAAGCCAGGGTCTTCAAAAAGACTGAAATGTAAAAGCATATATAAGGCTTACATGCCTGGAAGTGGAAGAAGTGGCAGTGTTGGAGGAAGCTTGAAGAGTTTATTGTATTACTATGATGAAACATGTCACCCTTATATTTGGATTCATGACACAGGGTGTCATTCCTTAAGGATGGCTAAACAGCAGTATATTAGCCTCGAGGATCTCAGAGATTCTTCTGAAATCAAAGTCTTCTGGGATCATCAGAAAGGCTCTATATCAGTTCGGAAGAGAACAAGGCCAGATTTCTGctgaattttaatttcattcttCTCGCCATATTTTTCAACTTTGtttctcatgtttttttttttatttcacgtTGGGTTTCAAACCCCCCTTGTTGTGTGATTCAATGTTTCATGATCACGTCTTTAATTAGTGTATTGATAACATAAGAATGCAGTTCTTTCTTCTGTTGTGGTGTTGTTGAATTGGAGAATGTTACAGGTTGTTGTGCCACACAGTGGATGTGAACTCCATTGAATTGTGGGTTTATCTTCCTTAAACCCTCAGATATCACAATGACAAagtaagtaatatatatatatatatatatatatatatatatatatatatatatatatatatatatatatatatatatatatatattatgctaTTTACCTGAATTTAACAACTTGTACATATCAAAAATGTTGCACAACCACCACTATAATTaacaatatcatattaaatcataaatttgtctttaattttaaagaaagatATTCATGACTTAAcataatttgatataaaaaaggatataaaataataatttcatataaatattgtaaatattaagaattgtaaaatataaaaaccataattgaaaaaaaaaagtttaaaaataacattcacACTAATGgtttttttagaaattgataAAGCAAATACTCGGCGTTTTCAAAGTCAAAAGGTTCCACatcaacaaaatattaaaacacataataatttgaaaatagttcttaaattaaatcaattttttgtaCTAATGaaattagttaaatataattatttgatctCAACATCTTTCAATACCAACTGGCATTATATAGAAGTCTCATTCATAGTGTCTAGTCTATTTATTACACTATTGATCAGTATGAACCTAGTTAACACATTGAATTTACGGATATAGGATGAAATTAATCATATTAAGATatcattcaaaatattatagttaaacaTTTCTTTCACTAATAATTTTCTTCTGATcacttgaattttaaaaaattattaaaataaaattcactaatatttattaacatg contains:
- the LOC114177612 gene encoding uncharacterized protein LOC114177612, with protein sequence MNFSTVFLLNLGFQGPYHFLDARAKQYSVPVRSLKCKVTTDSFHSLRIEKVCKVTKLYQKKHNLSGGYIYYIHSKVSIAEKHIFCLEVGDQEEAAVMGKVQGFSLLSLGGCFDGCRDHTQGSGYGTRIWNLSDRPVELQIRVGSILKKIHTLKPGSSKRLKCKSIYKAYMPGSGRSGSVGGSLKSLLYYYDETCHPYIWIHDTGCHSLRMAKQQYISLEDLRDSSEIKVFWDHQKGSISVRKRTRPDFC